From the genome of Argentina anserina chromosome 4, drPotAnse1.1, whole genome shotgun sequence, one region includes:
- the LOC126791144 gene encoding transcription factor IBH1-like, whose product MSTSTGTIPGGITLSTKSCRIKFARKFLRSLAQIRKQNRPSSSSSSEEETCKRSKRIKMAAYFSMARTVGPRMKWSRALLFKLRNRVSYPILMKKKKRVTTRSRSTKVSRSKGSVNIDRGNKLRKLVPGGKSMDFCNLLEETAHYITCLNTQVKVMQAIADNLSNLNEHA is encoded by the coding sequence ATGAGTACCAGTACTGGTACCATCCCAGGTGGTATCACCCTAAGCACGAAGTCATGTAGAATCAAGTTTGCTAGAAAATTTCTTCGATCTCTCGCGCAAATCAGAAAGCAGAACCGACCCAGCAGTTCATCATCAAGCGAGGAGGAAACCTGTAAGCGAAGCAAGAGGATAAAGATGGCAGCTTATTTCTCCATGGCTCGCACGGTTGGGCCAAGAATGAAATGGAGCAGAGCTCTTCTTTTCAAGCTTCGGAACCGGGTGAGCTATCCTATattgatgaagaaaaagaaaagggttACTACGAGATCGAGGAGTACCAAAGTTTCCAGATCGAAGGGTTCAGTTAATATTGACAGAGGCAACAAGCTCCGAAAGCTAGTTCCAGGCGGTAAATCCATGGATTTCTGCAACTTATTGGAGGAAACTGCTCATTACATAACATGCCTTAACACACAGGTGAAGGTCATGCAGGCCATAGCTGATAATCTGTCTAATTTAAATGAGCATGCATAG
- the LOC126789890 gene encoding probable pectinesterase/pectinesterase inhibitor 16, whose product MSVCLSAAVSMFKVLLAIEIFVFSSILLVDASPSQSHFSKFTRSSGGLSHKDATSSVCKHTPHPAICESSLLSSSSKRGTDDPPEALVGVFFQSVHSTVAKAQYARALAYNLTVSHRQNADNFLHSPTGGMHDCLELLDDAIDMLDNVMTTSLSKLSDDDVHTWLSAALTNQETCLESLEKDKFKTDKNIMDATAQNLSQYISNSLALFVLTTGANSNSGSFATGSEHLPRHEESKSNEAKSANPNRKLLASDSSFPTWVPATERKLLEASVGEIEADAVVAQDGSGTHKSIGEALKALQLIGTLESSGTGGRSVIHVSAGTYHEYINIPTKQKNVMLIGDGVGKTIIVGNRNSDDGWTTYKTATVAAMGDGFIARDITFVNNAGPSKHQAVALRVGADKSVVHRCSIMGYQDTLYTHSKRQFYRETDIYGTVDFIFGNSAVVFQSCNIYPRKPTSSGLKNFVTAQGRSSPDQNTGISIHNCKISAASDLAPVRSSYQTYLGRPWKQYSRTIVMQSILDDSIHRSGWSPWSGGFALNTLYYGEYMNSGSGASTSGRVQWGGYHSSLTSTQAQAFTVAGFISGNLWLPSTGVSFSSGLIG is encoded by the exons ATGTCTGTCTGTCTCTCAGCTGCCGTAAGCATGTTCAAAGTTCTGTTGGCTATAGAAATTTTTGTCTTCTCAAGTATATTATTAGTAGATGCTTCTCCTTCGCAATCCCATTTCTCCAAATTCACTAGATCATCCGGAGGACTATCCCACAAAGACGCCACTTCATCTGTCTGCAAACACACCCCTCACCCAGCAATCTGTGAAtcctctctcctctcctcatCATCTAAGAGAGGCACTGACGATCCCCCTGAAGCCCTAGTAGGTGTCTTTTTCCAGTCGGTCCATTCCACTGTCGCGAAAGCTCAATACGCTCGAGCTCTCGCCTATAATCTCACCGTTTCCCACCGCCAGAATGCCGATAATTTTCTTCACTCCCCCACTGGCGGCATGCATGACTGCCTTGAGCTTCTTGACGATGCTATAGATATGCTGGACAATGTCATGACGACATCGTTGTCGAAACTCAGCGATGACGATGTTCACACCTGGCTCAGTGCAGCTCTTACGAACCAAGAAACTTGCCTAGAGAgccttgagaaagacaaaTTCAAGACAGACAAAAACATTATGGATGCCACGGCTCAAAACCTGAGCCAATACATAAGCAACTCTCTAGCACTTTTCGTGCTTACCACGGGTGCCAATAGTAACAGTGGCTCATTCGCTACTGGTTCGGAGCATTTACCACGACACGAAGAGTCAAAGTCAAATGAGGCTAAAAGTGCAAACCCTAATAGAAAACTATTGGCATCGGACAGTAGCTTTCCGACATGGGTCCCAGCAACGGAGAGGAAGCTTCTAGAAGCTTCCGTTGGGGAGATAGAAGCAGATGCTGTGGTGGCTCAGGATGGGAGTGGGACGCACAAGAGCATTGGTGAGGCACTGAAGGCGTTGCAGCTAATTGGAACCTTGGAAAGCAGTGGTACTGGGGGTAGATCTGTGATTCACGTATCAGCTGGGACTTACCATGAGTACATAAACATACCTACCAAGCAAAAGAACGTCATGTTGATTGGTGATGGAGTAGGGAAAACGATCATTGTGGGCAATAGGAACTCTGATGATGGCTGGACAACTTATAAGACTGCCACAGTGG CTGCTATGGGTGACGGGTTTATCGCTCGTGATATAACATTTGTGAACAATGCTGGCCCTTCCAAGCACCAAGCCGTTGCACTTCGAGTCGGTGCCGACAAATCAGTCGTTCACCGATGTTCCATCATGGGCTACCAGGACACCCTCTACACTCACTCCAAGCGACAGTTCTACCGAGAAACCGATATTTATGGAACTGTCGATTTCATTTTCGGCAACTCGGCCGTTGTCTTCCAAAGTTGCAACATCTACCCACGGAAACCAACCTCCAGCGGGCTCAAGAACTTTGTGACTGCTCAAGGTCGCAGTAGCCCTGATCAGAACACGGGCATTTCAATCCACAACTGTAAGATATCAGCGGCATCGGACCTCGCTCCGGTGAGATCCAGCTACCAGACGTATCTTGGGAGACCATGGAAGCAGTATTCGAGGACGATCGTCATGCAGTCTATCTTGGATGACTCAATACATCGATCAGGGTGGTCTCCTTGGTCTGGTGGGTTTGCACTGAACACATTGTACTACGGAGAGTACATGAATTCTGGGTCAGGAGCATCAACTTCAGGAAGGGTTCAATGGGGTGGATATCATTCATCACTTACTTCCACTCAAGCACAAGCATTCACAGTTGCGGGTTTCATATCTGGGAATCTTTGGTTGCCTTCCACTGGGGTATCCTTTAGTTCTGGACTTATTGGATAA